The genomic segment TAACGCCATCACCTGCTCCACGCTGTAACCGGCCTCCTTCAGACGCTCTACAGCTTTCAGGGCGGATTGCCCAGTTGTCACAACATCTTCTAAGACCACCACCCTCGCTCCGGCGGACAGGCTAGGCCCTTCAATGTAGGCCATTGTTCCATGCCCTTTGGCTTCTTTACGGATAATCAGCGCTGGGATGGGTCGATTTTCCAGCGCCGAAACAACACTGACAGCACTCACAATCGGGTCAGCCCCTAGCGTCAAACCCGCCACCGCTTCGGTATCGAAGGGTAGAGAGGAGAGTAGTAGACGCCCAATGGCTAAGGCTCCTTGGGGATGGAGGGTCACTTGCTTTCCATTGATGTAATAAGAACTGCGCTGTCCTGACGAGAGAACAAAATCCCCCTCTTTGTAAGCCAGTTGGCACAATAAATCCAGGAGGAATTGACGCTGTTGAGTTAAATCGATGGTAGTGCTGGAGTCCGGTGGGGGTTGAAGTGAGTCAATCATTAGTTACAGTCAAACATTTGAAAATAGGCACTGGCGAAGAGAGCCAATTGGCGCGATCGCCCTCTAATTTGCCCCTCAACAATCTTAAACTG from the Microcoleus sp. AS-A8 genome contains:
- the pyrE gene encoding orotate phosphoribosyltransferase; amino-acid sequence: MIDSLQPPPDSSTTIDLTQQRQFLLDLLCQLAYKEGDFVLSSGQRSSYYINGKQVTLHPQGALAIGRLLLSSLPFDTEAVAGLTLGADPIVSAVSVVSALENRPIPALIIRKEAKGHGTMAYIEGPSLSAGARVVVLEDVVTTGQSALKAVERLKEAGYSVEQVMALVDRQQGGAELYESSGLKFQTLFTIQQLQLRYKQLQA